In Actinoplanes derwentensis, the following proteins share a genomic window:
- a CDS encoding ABC transporter ATP-binding protein, giving the protein MATLRRGLSLSPELRTGLAGTLGLAILQMAGRVSVPVAVQQGIDHGINGPGGPNPRIVLGVVGLTLLGLVVSTFCGYLMTRRLFTVSENALSGIRSRTFRHIHDLSMLHQQSERRGSMVSRVTGDVDQISQFLQTGGVQLLLSAGQLIVSTVVMFVYSWQLTLVVLLAFAPAIGVIRLFQKRLAAVYRTVRERSGTMLGAIAESVVGATVIRAYGVSGRTGARLDTAIDDLRQAQQRAIRASVTSFSSGEIAAGLALSGVVVVGVLLGADGGMTVGRLTAFLFLVTLFIQPVQIATEQLNEAQNAVAGWRRILDVLDVEPDVADPDDRGVELPAGPLSVRFDQVSFRYPGGPVVLAEVDLTLDATGKYAVVGETGSGKTTFAKLLTRLMDPAQGRVLLSGVALTDVRFSSLRSRVVMVPQDGFLFDATIAENIRFAEPALTDDQLRDAFTELGLGDWLAGLPAGLETPVGERGEALSVGERQLVALVRAYVADPDLLVLDEATSAVDPATEVRLQWALDRVTRGRTTVAIAHRLSTAEAADEVIVVEAGRVVQRGPHSRLVSEEGSIYAKLYASWLEQTR; this is encoded by the coding sequence ATGGCCACCCTCCGGCGTGGCCTGTCGCTCTCGCCGGAACTGCGTACCGGGCTGGCCGGCACCCTCGGCCTGGCGATCCTGCAGATGGCCGGCCGGGTGTCCGTGCCGGTCGCCGTGCAGCAGGGCATCGACCACGGCATCAACGGCCCCGGCGGCCCGAACCCGCGGATCGTCCTCGGGGTCGTCGGGCTGACCCTGCTCGGGCTGGTGGTCTCCACGTTCTGCGGCTACCTGATGACCCGGCGGCTGTTCACCGTCAGCGAGAACGCCCTCAGTGGCATCCGGTCGCGGACCTTCCGGCACATCCACGACCTGTCGATGCTGCACCAGCAGTCCGAACGGCGGGGCTCGATGGTGTCCCGGGTGACCGGGGACGTGGACCAGATCTCCCAGTTCCTGCAGACCGGCGGGGTGCAGCTGCTGCTCTCGGCCGGTCAGCTGATCGTCTCCACGGTGGTGATGTTCGTCTACTCGTGGCAGCTCACCCTGGTGGTACTGCTCGCCTTCGCCCCGGCGATCGGGGTGATCCGGCTGTTCCAGAAGCGGCTGGCGGCCGTCTACCGGACGGTCCGGGAACGCAGCGGGACGATGCTCGGGGCCATCGCCGAGAGCGTGGTGGGAGCCACGGTGATCCGGGCGTACGGGGTGTCCGGTCGCACCGGCGCCCGCCTCGACACCGCGATCGACGACCTGCGGCAGGCCCAGCAACGGGCCATCCGGGCCAGCGTGACCAGCTTCTCCAGCGGCGAGATCGCGGCCGGGCTGGCCCTGTCCGGGGTGGTCGTGGTGGGTGTCCTGCTCGGTGCCGACGGCGGGATGACGGTGGGCCGGCTGACCGCCTTCCTGTTCCTGGTGACGCTCTTCATCCAGCCGGTGCAGATCGCCACCGAACAGCTCAACGAGGCGCAGAACGCGGTGGCCGGCTGGCGGCGCATCCTGGACGTGCTCGATGTGGAACCGGATGTGGCCGACCCCGACGACCGGGGTGTGGAACTGCCCGCCGGACCGCTGTCGGTGCGCTTCGATCAGGTGTCGTTCCGCTATCCGGGCGGCCCGGTCGTGCTGGCCGAGGTGGACCTGACCCTGGACGCCACCGGTAAGTACGCGGTGGTCGGCGAGACCGGCAGCGGCAAGACCACGTTCGCGAAACTGCTGACCCGGCTGATGGACCCGGCGCAGGGGCGGGTGCTGCTGTCCGGGGTGGCGCTGACCGACGTGCGGTTCTCGTCGCTGCGGTCGCGGGTGGTGATGGTGCCGCAGGACGGGTTCCTGTTCGACGCGACGATCGCCGAGAACATCCGGTTCGCCGAGCCGGCCCTCACCGACGATCAGTTGCGGGACGCGTTCACCGAGCTGGGGCTGGGGGACTGGCTGGCCGGTCTGCCCGCCGGGCTGGAGACACCGGTGGGGGAACGCGGCGAGGCGCTCAGTGTGGGGGAGCGGCAGTTGGTGGCGCTGGTCCGGGCGTACGTCGCCGATCCGGACCTGCTCGTGCTGGACGAGGCCACCAGTGCGGTGGACCCGGCCACCGAGGTGCGCCTGCAATGGGCCCTCGACCGGGTGACCCGGGGCCGGACCACTGTCGCGATCGCGCACCGTCTCTCCACGGCCGAGGCCGCGGACGAGGTGATAGTCGTAGAAGCGGGCCGCGTTGTACAACGCGGCCCGCACTCCCGTCTCGTCTCCGAGGAGGGTTCGATCTACGCCAAGCTCTACGCCAGCTGGTTGGAGCAAACGCGCTGA
- a CDS encoding Trp biosynthesis-associated membrane protein: protein MRRGPLAAVLFCLAGAGAALFAVTRIWVVEVETRPGLTDLRTVRTGAEVQPWLIGLALTALAGAGALLATRGLARRVLGGFLSLLGTGIGVGAVLAWVTAGPDPVWPVVTVLGGVVVAVGGVLAARHGHRWAAMSSRYERRPPAEPVAEAPVQPQSVPDSRAFWDALDRGEDPTR, encoded by the coding sequence ATGAGACGCGGCCCGCTCGCCGCCGTCCTGTTCTGCCTGGCCGGGGCGGGGGCGGCGCTGTTCGCGGTGACCCGGATCTGGGTGGTCGAAGTGGAGACCCGGCCCGGTCTCACCGATCTGCGGACCGTGCGGACCGGCGCCGAGGTGCAGCCGTGGCTGATCGGGCTGGCCCTGACCGCGCTGGCCGGGGCCGGTGCGCTGCTGGCCACCCGGGGCCTGGCCCGGCGGGTGCTGGGCGGGTTCCTGAGCCTTCTCGGCACGGGAATCGGGGTGGGCGCGGTGCTGGCCTGGGTCACGGCCGGCCCGGACCCGGTCTGGCCGGTGGTGACCGTCCTCGGTGGGGTGGTGGTGGCGGTCGGCGGTGTCCTGGCGGCGCGGCACGGTCACCGCTGGGCGGCGATGTCGTCGCGCTACGAACGCAGACCCCCGGCCGAACCGGTCGCGGAAGCCCCGGTCCAGCCGCAGAGCGTGCCCGACAGCCGCGCCTTCTGGGACGCCCTGGACCGCGGTGAGGATCCGACCCGCTGA
- the hisI gene encoding phosphoribosyl-AMP cyclohydrolase gives MSVPDVETTLDPAIADRLKRTPDGLVAAIVQERETGDVLMLGWMDDEALHRTLTTGRATYWSRSRREYWVKGATSGHFQHVHTVALDCDGDALLVTVDQVGAACHTGTHTCFSTELPVALSLEAK, from the coding sequence GTGTCCGTACCCGATGTAGAGACCACCCTGGACCCGGCGATCGCCGACCGGCTCAAGCGCACCCCCGACGGCCTCGTCGCGGCGATCGTGCAGGAGCGGGAGACCGGCGACGTCCTGATGCTCGGCTGGATGGACGACGAGGCGCTGCACCGCACGCTGACCACCGGCCGCGCCACGTACTGGTCGCGCAGCCGCCGGGAGTACTGGGTGAAGGGCGCCACCTCCGGCCACTTCCAGCACGTCCACACGGTGGCCCTGGACTGTGACGGCGACGCGCTGCTGGTCACCGTCGATCAGGTGGGAGCGGCCTGCCACACCGGGACGCACACCTGTTTCAGTACCGAACTCCCGGTGGCTCTCTCGCTGGAGGCGAAGTGA
- the trpC gene encoding indole-3-glycerol phosphate synthase TrpC, with product MTSEQAEAGSGGPARAASQNVLEEILAGVREDVAVRQAALPLEKVRELAAAAPPAIDAYAALRKPGVAVIAEVKRASPSKGAIADIPDPAELAGEYAAGGARCISVLTEGRWFGGSLDDLAAVRASVKIPVLRKDFVVSSYQVHEARAHGADMVLLIVAALEQNVLVGLLERIESLGMTALVEVHNEEEADRALEANAKVIGVNARDLRTLEVDRSVFERIAPGLPQSVVKIAESGVRGPHDLIRYASAGADAVLVGEGLVTQKSPRDAVAELVNAGNHPATPRPVR from the coding sequence GTGACATCCGAACAGGCGGAAGCGGGCAGTGGCGGTCCCGCGCGCGCGGCTTCGCAGAACGTCCTCGAGGAGATCCTCGCCGGCGTTCGTGAAGACGTAGCAGTACGGCAAGCGGCTCTGCCGCTGGAGAAGGTGCGGGAGCTCGCGGCAGCGGCCCCACCGGCGATCGATGCCTACGCGGCTCTGCGTAAGCCCGGGGTGGCGGTGATCGCCGAGGTCAAACGAGCATCACCGTCCAAGGGCGCGATTGCCGACATCCCCGACCCGGCCGAACTGGCCGGGGAGTACGCGGCCGGCGGAGCCCGCTGCATCAGCGTGCTCACCGAGGGCCGCTGGTTCGGCGGCTCGCTGGACGATCTGGCCGCGGTGCGCGCCTCGGTGAAGATCCCGGTGCTGCGCAAGGACTTCGTGGTCTCCAGCTATCAGGTGCACGAGGCCCGCGCCCACGGCGCGGACATGGTGCTGCTGATCGTGGCGGCGCTGGAGCAGAACGTTCTGGTCGGCCTCCTGGAGCGCATCGAGTCGCTGGGCATGACAGCCCTCGTCGAGGTGCACAACGAGGAGGAGGCGGACCGGGCACTGGAAGCGAACGCGAAGGTCATCGGGGTCAACGCCCGCGACCTGCGCACGCTCGAGGTGGACCGGTCGGTCTTCGAGCGCATCGCGCCCGGGCTGCCGCAGAGCGTCGTGAAGATCGCCGAGTCCGGGGTGCGCGGCCCGCACGATCTGATCCGTTACGCGTCGGCCGGTGCCGACGCGGTGCTGGTCGGCGAGGGCCTGGTGACTCAGAAGTCGCCGCGTGACGCGGTGGCCGAACTGGTCAACGCCGGTAACCACCCCGCGACACCGAGGCCGGTGCGATGA
- a CDS encoding TIGR03085 family metal-binding protein, with amino-acid sequence MTNHARAERDLLADLLLREGPDAPTLCEGWTTRDLAAHIVVRERRPDSAIGMLVKPLAAHGERVRLARATLPYNELISQLRRPPVWSPVSNPVVEPLTNTMEFFIHHEDVRRGPGDWQPRLLDQEFEAALWSNVKLIARTSLRRLGITAAIDPAGLPPIRNSADPQVRISGDAGELALFFFGRQRATRVTVEGPAEVVERLRTARPGI; translated from the coding sequence ATGACCAACCACGCCCGCGCCGAACGGGACCTGCTCGCCGACCTGCTACTGCGTGAGGGCCCGGACGCGCCGACGCTGTGCGAGGGGTGGACCACCCGTGACCTGGCCGCACACATCGTGGTCCGCGAGCGCCGGCCCGACTCGGCGATCGGGATGCTGGTCAAACCACTGGCGGCGCACGGGGAGCGGGTCCGCCTGGCGCGCGCCACCCTGCCGTACAACGAATTGATCTCGCAGTTGCGGCGACCGCCCGTCTGGAGCCCGGTCAGCAACCCGGTGGTGGAACCGCTCACCAACACCATGGAGTTCTTCATCCACCACGAGGACGTCCGGCGCGGCCCCGGCGACTGGCAGCCCCGCCTGCTGGACCAGGAGTTCGAGGCCGCGCTCTGGAGCAACGTCAAGCTGATCGCCCGGACCTCGCTGCGCCGCCTCGGCATCACCGCCGCGATCGATCCGGCCGGTCTCCCGCCGATCCGCAACAGCGCCGACCCGCAGGTCCGGATCAGTGGCGACGCCGGTGAGCTGGCGCTGTTCTTCTTCGGCCGCCAGCGGGCCACCCGGGTCACCGTCGAGGGCCCGGCCGAGGTGGTCGAACGGCTGCGCACCGCCCGCCCGGGGATCTGA
- a CDS encoding DUF2470 domain-containing protein, with product MQPSPAEIARTLAAGHLPAVAHIACRPGPIPVRHVTDAQGRVLLLVPSEGTLSAALRPQDGNEDTALVLDIRDVPPMAVSPSLGRVWVSGWAVKLDGDDARAAALDYADTDACGDLLDIGESQALFRMEVAEVRWERSEKIVEVDPDAYAEATPDPLRAVEFDLIADLADHHMAEMSDYVRRQLGKDALPDDDPKVVRMDRYGFMVRMGTRSARLAFPRPVTDRHDLAHLLHPILCRRCCDSAA from the coding sequence ATGCAACCCAGTCCCGCCGAGATCGCACGTACGCTTGCCGCCGGCCACCTGCCCGCAGTCGCTCACATCGCATGCCGCCCCGGACCGATCCCGGTCCGGCACGTCACCGATGCTCAGGGACGCGTGCTTTTGTTAGTGCCCAGCGAGGGTACCCTCTCGGCCGCGCTCCGCCCGCAGGACGGTAACGAGGACACGGCCCTCGTGCTGGACATACGGGACGTACCGCCTATGGCGGTATCCCCGTCGCTCGGCCGCGTGTGGGTTTCCGGCTGGGCTGTGAAGCTTGACGGAGACGACGCACGGGCCGCGGCCCTAGACTACGCCGACACCGACGCCTGTGGCGACTTGCTCGACATCGGCGAGAGCCAGGCCCTCTTTCGCATGGAAGTGGCCGAGGTCCGCTGGGAGCGCAGCGAGAAGATCGTCGAGGTCGATCCGGACGCTTACGCCGAGGCCACGCCCGACCCGCTGCGCGCCGTCGAGTTCGATCTGATCGCCGATCTGGCCGATCACCACATGGCCGAGATGAGCGACTACGTGCGCCGTCAGCTGGGCAAGGACGCCCTCCCGGACGACGATCCGAAGGTAGTCCGGATGGACCGGTACGGCTTCATGGTGCGGATGGGCACCCGATCCGCCCGGCTCGCCTTCCCCCGTCCGGTCACCGACCGGCACGACCTGGCACACCTGCTCCACCCGATCCTCTGCCGCAGGTGCTGCGACAGCGCCGCCTGA
- the rpsD gene encoding 30S ribosomal protein S4, which yields MNNSRPKAKLSRALGIPLTRKCVKYFERRPFPPGVHGRGRRKSSDYQVRLLEKQRLRHQYNISEVQMRAAYDAAHKAEGKTGETMVTLLERRLDATVFRAGFTRTIYQARQLVVHGHFTVDGKKVDRPGYKLKPGQVIEVKETSRQKPPFQIAATGTHIDGPTAPYLSTVLEDLRSTVIRAPQRSEVPVLCDEQLVVEYYAR from the coding sequence TTGAACAACTCCCGACCCAAGGCGAAGCTCTCGCGCGCCCTCGGAATTCCTCTGACGCGTAAGTGCGTCAAGTACTTCGAGCGCCGCCCGTTCCCGCCGGGCGTGCACGGCCGTGGACGCCGCAAGAGCTCGGACTACCAGGTCCGACTGCTGGAGAAGCAACGCCTTCGCCACCAGTACAACATCAGTGAGGTCCAGATGCGGGCGGCTTACGACGCCGCCCACAAGGCCGAGGGCAAGACCGGCGAGACGATGGTCACCCTCCTCGAGCGCCGCCTCGACGCCACCGTGTTCCGGGCCGGTTTCACCCGGACCATCTACCAGGCCCGCCAGCTCGTCGTGCACGGTCACTTCACCGTGGACGGCAAGAAGGTGGACCGCCCCGGTTACAAGCTGAAGCCGGGTCAGGTCATCGAGGTCAAGGAAACGTCCCGGCAGAAGCCGCCGTTCCAGATCGCGGCGACCGGCACGCACATCGACGGCCCGACCGCGCCGTACCTCTCCACGGTTCTGGAGGACCTGCGCAGCACGGTGATCCGTGCCCCGCAGCGTTCCGAGGTTCCGGTGCTCTGCGACGAGCAGCTGGTCGTCGAGTACTACGCCCGATAA
- a CDS encoding anthranilate synthase component I — protein MTSGATVPDEGGFVATRRRVVPVTRKLLADGETPVGVYTKLAGGPGTFLLESAEQGLAWSRYSFIGVRSLATLVERDGAATWLGTPPEGVPLTGDPVMALRETVAALTGGVPDESLPPLTGGMVGYLSYDLVRRFEKLPSTTVDDLRLPELGMMLATDLVVLDHHEGSALLVANAVLDEGADDGARRAAYHQAVGRLDAMTTALSRPTPPMVSTVDRRPAGEPVSRTLPGEYQKAVEEAKEAIRAGECFQIVVAQRFERPTDANALDVYRVLRATNPSPYMYLLRFDDFDIVGSSPEAHLKVNANRTALLHPIAGTRWRGATPEQDNALAAELLADPKERSEHVMLVDLGRNDLGRVCAPGSVEVPEFARIERYSHVMHIVSTVTGRLREDQSAFDALAATFPAGTLSGAPKVRAMEIIEQLEPTRRGLYGGTVGYFGFAGDMDMAIAIRTALLKDGVAYVGAGAGIVADSDPVAEEQETRNKAAAVLAAIASAETLRAAR, from the coding sequence GTGACCAGCGGCGCGACAGTCCCCGACGAGGGCGGTTTCGTCGCCACCCGGCGCCGGGTCGTCCCGGTCACCCGCAAGCTGCTGGCCGACGGCGAGACCCCGGTCGGCGTCTACACCAAACTCGCCGGTGGCCCCGGCACCTTCCTGCTGGAGTCGGCGGAACAGGGGCTGGCCTGGTCGCGGTACTCGTTCATCGGCGTCCGCAGCCTCGCCACCCTGGTCGAGCGGGACGGCGCGGCCACCTGGCTGGGCACCCCGCCGGAGGGGGTGCCGCTGACCGGCGACCCGGTGATGGCGCTGCGCGAGACGGTGGCCGCCCTGACCGGCGGGGTGCCCGACGAGAGCCTGCCGCCGCTGACCGGGGGGATGGTCGGCTATCTGAGCTACGACCTGGTCCGCCGGTTCGAGAAGCTGCCGTCCACCACCGTCGACGACCTGCGCCTGCCCGAACTGGGCATGATGCTCGCCACCGACCTGGTGGTCCTGGACCACCACGAGGGTTCGGCGCTGCTGGTGGCCAACGCGGTGCTCGACGAGGGGGCCGACGACGGGGCCCGCCGGGCCGCGTACCACCAGGCCGTCGGTCGTCTCGACGCGATGACCACGGCACTGTCCCGGCCGACGCCGCCGATGGTCTCCACGGTGGACCGTCGACCGGCCGGTGAGCCGGTCAGCCGCACTCTTCCGGGGGAATATCAGAAAGCCGTGGAGGAGGCCAAGGAGGCGATCCGGGCCGGCGAGTGTTTCCAGATCGTGGTGGCGCAGCGGTTCGAACGGCCGACCGACGCCAACGCCCTCGACGTCTACCGGGTGCTGCGGGCCACCAACCCGAGCCCGTACATGTACCTGCTGCGGTTCGACGACTTCGACATCGTCGGCTCCTCGCCGGAGGCGCACCTCAAGGTCAATGCGAACCGGACGGCGCTGCTGCACCCGATCGCCGGCACCCGCTGGCGGGGCGCCACCCCGGAGCAGGACAACGCGCTCGCCGCCGAACTGCTCGCCGACCCGAAGGAACGTTCCGAACACGTGATGCTCGTCGACCTGGGCCGCAACGACCTGGGCCGGGTGTGCGCGCCGGGTTCGGTGGAAGTGCCGGAGTTCGCCCGGATCGAGCGGTACAGCCACGTCATGCACATCGTGTCGACGGTGACCGGCCGGTTGCGCGAGGACCAGTCGGCGTTCGACGCGCTGGCCGCGACCTTCCCGGCCGGCACCCTGTCCGGCGCCCCGAAGGTCCGGGCCATGGAGATCATCGAGCAGTTGGAACCGACCCGGCGCGGCCTGTACGGCGGCACGGTCGGCTACTTCGGCTTCGCCGGCGACATGGACATGGCGATCGCCATCCGGACCGCGCTGCTCAAGGACGGTGTCGCCTACGTCGGCGCGGGCGCGGGCATCGTGGCCGACTCGGATCCGGTCGCGGAGGAGCAGGAGACCCGGAACAAGGCCGCCGCGGTACTCGCCGCGATCGCCTCCGCGGAGACCCTGCGCGCCGCCCGATGA
- a CDS encoding ABC transporter ATP-binding protein: MLGRGLRVLGQAIRTEPRLFIVSALGSSLFGLLIVANSYVVGAVIGRVVVPAFTEDRVSSAGLALVVAVLLGISGLRVASIFARRLAAGFMQFRLQARYRRAVTRRYLSLPPAWHQRNATGELLSNASSDVEASFAPIAPLPFAVGTIVMIVGAMASLFAVDWALALIGVALFPALFALNYFYSRRMSPRQIRAQRMRAKVAAVAHESFDGALVVKTMGREADESRRFGVHVTELRDALVAVGRLRGVFDPLMESLPSVGTLAVLLLGTWRLQAGAVTVTEVVSVAFLFTVLAFPVRAIGWVIGELPRSVAGWDRVQAVLTAEGDLAYGTGDLPGDGPAELRFDRVGYRYADGPPVLSDVTFTVPAGRTVALVGATGSGKSTIAALAVRLIDPDSGGVSADGVKLPDLSGAALAGATALVPQVPFVFDDTVRGNIALDRPGIDDERVWAAVELAQASKFVHGLPEKIDTAVGERGTSLSGGQRQRLTLARALAGNPRLLVLDDATSAVDPRVEAAILGALRESGTSLLVVAYRRASIALADEVVYLHRGRVVATGTHTELMRSQPGYRDLVTAYEKEGL; this comes from the coding sequence GTGCTGGGACGGGGACTGCGAGTGCTCGGCCAGGCGATCCGGACGGAGCCTCGGCTCTTCATCGTCAGCGCCTTGGGAAGCAGTCTCTTCGGTCTCCTCATCGTTGCGAACTCGTATGTCGTAGGGGCCGTGATCGGCCGGGTGGTGGTGCCCGCGTTCACCGAGGACCGGGTCAGTTCGGCCGGTCTCGCGCTGGTCGTCGCGGTTCTGCTGGGGATCAGCGGTCTGCGGGTGGCGAGCATCTTCGCCCGCCGTCTGGCCGCCGGGTTCATGCAGTTCCGGCTGCAGGCCCGCTATCGGCGCGCGGTGACCCGCCGCTATCTGTCGCTGCCGCCGGCATGGCATCAGCGCAACGCCACCGGAGAATTGCTCTCCAACGCCAGTTCCGACGTGGAGGCCTCGTTCGCGCCGATCGCGCCGCTGCCGTTCGCGGTCGGCACGATCGTGATGATCGTCGGGGCGATGGCCTCGCTCTTCGCCGTCGACTGGGCCCTCGCCCTGATCGGGGTGGCGCTGTTCCCGGCATTGTTCGCGCTCAACTACTTCTATTCGCGGCGGATGTCGCCCCGGCAGATCCGCGCCCAGCGGATGCGGGCCAAGGTGGCCGCGGTCGCGCACGAGAGCTTCGACGGGGCGCTCGTGGTCAAGACGATGGGCCGGGAGGCCGACGAGTCCCGCCGGTTCGGGGTGCACGTCACCGAACTGCGGGACGCGCTGGTCGCCGTCGGCCGGCTCCGCGGTGTCTTCGACCCGCTGATGGAGAGTCTGCCCAGCGTCGGCACCCTGGCGGTGCTGCTGCTCGGCACTTGGCGGCTGCAGGCCGGGGCGGTCACCGTGACCGAGGTGGTCAGTGTGGCGTTCCTGTTCACCGTGCTGGCGTTCCCGGTGCGGGCGATCGGCTGGGTGATCGGCGAACTGCCGCGCAGTGTGGCCGGCTGGGACCGGGTGCAGGCGGTGCTGACGGCCGAGGGTGACCTGGCCTACGGCACCGGTGACCTGCCCGGCGACGGCCCGGCCGAGTTGCGGTTCGACCGGGTCGGCTACCGCTACGCCGACGGCCCGCCGGTGCTCTCCGACGTGACGTTCACCGTCCCGGCCGGGCGCACGGTGGCCCTGGTCGGCGCCACCGGCTCCGGTAAGTCCACGATCGCCGCGCTGGCCGTGCGGCTGATCGACCCGGACTCCGGTGGTGTGTCCGCCGACGGGGTGAAACTGCCCGACCTTTCCGGGGCCGCCCTGGCCGGTGCGACCGCGCTGGTCCCGCAGGTGCCGTTCGTCTTCGACGACACCGTCCGCGGCAACATCGCCCTGGACCGGCCCGGTATCGACGACGAGCGGGTCTGGGCGGCCGTCGAGCTGGCCCAGGCCTCGAAGTTCGTCCACGGGTTGCCCGAGAAGATCGACACCGCGGTCGGGGAACGGGGCACGTCACTGTCCGGAGGGCAGCGGCAGCGGCTCACCCTGGCCCGCGCGCTGGCCGGGAACCCCCGGCTGCTGGTCCTCGACGACGCCACCAGCGCCGTCGACCCGCGGGTGGAGGCGGCGATCCTCGGCGCGCTGCGCGAGTCGGGCACGTCGCTGCTGGTGGTGGCCTACCGGCGGGCCAGTATCGCGCTCGCCGACGAGGTGGTCTACCTGCATCGGGGGCGCGTGGTGGCGACCGGTACCCACACCGAGTTGATGCGGTCCCAGCCGGGTTACCGCGACCTGGTCACCGCGTACGAGAAAGAAGGCTTGTGA
- a CDS encoding APC family permease, producing MTARTDLSVTQGAALSVGAVLGTGLISLPALAADAAGPASLVAWLALIVLSAPLAWTFAALGARYPDGGGVSTYAGMAFGPRAAAAVGWTFYFAVPLGAPVAVGFTGGYVSDVLGGGRATELATFVAIVGTAYVLNWFGLRVSGRVQVGLSIALATMLVVTVIAALPHADWDNLTPFAPHGWTGIGAAAALLVWGFAGWEALSSLSAEYRDPRRDVPRATLIAVAVVGVLYLAVAAVSVLALGPALAGSRAPLADLLAIGLGGPVRLLTAVIAVVLTMGAVNAYFAGSSRLGAALAREGSLPRVLGTQRRSLSFILVASIGSVLLPLDLHTAALLTTGCFTLVYVIGTAAALRLLPGTGARAVAGFAFAAVVALLWLNGWPALLSLVIAGGALLYRAFSTRSPSGRQPGEHGQALLDPVRVDRTEPDDQPVHR from the coding sequence ATGACCGCACGTACCGACCTGTCCGTCACCCAGGGCGCCGCGCTCTCCGTCGGCGCCGTCCTGGGCACCGGCCTGATCTCGCTGCCCGCGCTCGCCGCCGATGCCGCCGGGCCCGCCTCGCTGGTGGCCTGGCTCGCCCTGATCGTGCTCTCCGCGCCGCTGGCCTGGACGTTCGCCGCGCTCGGCGCCCGCTACCCGGACGGCGGCGGCGTCTCCACCTACGCCGGGATGGCGTTCGGCCCGCGGGCGGCGGCCGCGGTCGGCTGGACCTTCTACTTCGCGGTCCCGCTCGGCGCCCCGGTCGCGGTCGGTTTCACCGGCGGGTACGTGTCCGACGTCCTCGGTGGCGGCCGGGCCACCGAACTGGCCACCTTCGTCGCGATCGTCGGTACCGCGTACGTGCTGAACTGGTTCGGTCTGCGCGTCTCCGGCCGGGTGCAGGTGGGCCTGTCGATCGCGCTCGCGACGATGCTGGTCGTCACGGTGATCGCCGCCCTGCCGCACGCCGACTGGGACAACCTGACCCCGTTCGCCCCGCACGGCTGGACCGGGATCGGCGCCGCCGCGGCCCTGCTGGTCTGGGGTTTCGCCGGCTGGGAGGCACTCTCCTCGCTCTCCGCCGAGTACCGCGACCCGCGCCGCGACGTGCCCCGCGCCACCCTGATCGCGGTCGCCGTCGTCGGCGTGCTCTACCTGGCCGTGGCGGCGGTCAGCGTGCTCGCCCTCGGCCCGGCCCTGGCCGGCAGCCGTGCCCCGCTCGCCGACCTGCTCGCCATCGGCCTCGGCGGGCCGGTCCGGCTGCTCACCGCCGTGATCGCGGTGGTGCTCACGATGGGCGCGGTGAACGCCTACTTCGCCGGGTCCAGCCGGCTCGGCGCGGCCCTGGCCCGGGAGGGTTCACTGCCGCGAGTCCTCGGGACACAGCGCCGCTCGCTGAGCTTCATCCTGGTCGCGAGCATCGGCTCGGTGCTGCTGCCGCTCGACCTGCACACCGCCGCCCTGCTGACGACCGGCTGTTTCACCCTGGTCTACGTGATCGGCACAGCGGCCGCGCTGCGCCTGCTGCCCGGTACCGGCGCGCGGGCGGTCGCCGGGTTCGCGTTCGCCGCGGTGGTCGCGCTGCTCTGGCTCAACGGGTGGCCGGCCCTGCTCAGCCTGGTGATCGCCGGTGGCGCGCTGCTCTACCGGGCCTTCTCCACCAGGTCGCCGTCAGGCCGTCAGCCGGGCGAGCACGGCCAGGCCCTCCTCGATCCGGTCCGGGTCGACCGCACCGAACCCGACGACCAGCCCGTCCACCGCTGA